In the genome of Desulfomonilaceae bacterium, one region contains:
- a CDS encoding pitrilysin family protein, with amino-acid sequence MTRHRLPNGLEVLIQEDHAKKVATAQLWVMVGSADEESSERGISHLIEHMAFKGTAKRGLGQIASEVEALGGEINAYTSWDETVFHITGPSSAMSQSLDILTDAVLHPSIDQGELQKEKQVVLEEILESAERPERKSSQLLFDTAYVASPYKFPVIGYKDIVEKLSRDDILAFRKKWYVPENMFLLVVGDVNTSEVLKEVEKLTAELKPVGFFRPPRPSEPKQQDIRTAFVADDNSRETRLNIAFHIPGAMSIDVNALDLTADILGGRDSSRMIKILKKDKGLVHSISVSSLTPKDPGLMIVSATLDFKNLEAATRGIFEEIKRISAEPPSAQELERAKTHIESQHVYSMETVQGTARNIGSCMADNDDPNYEDKYLILNNAVTGPEISKAAKTYMDASDATVSVLAPGDPAAKAFNMDSLSQVVKSFGAASRTLSKKQASAPETVSTTLKNGARVIITPDDANPVVSIKVAHLGGKRYETKETEGIMNFMAQTLTKGAGNLSEVEIAKKIENIGGRLSGFSGYDSFGLSTTVLSRHVEEAMKLTALVCKDPTFPQDKVERERQLILNRIKTEPDRPVQYAITCLNKEVFKHHPYGFDREGTLATVAKITKDDLANCYRKYSDPANSVISIVGSIEPDRALALLEKYFGDIPASSFQPPKVPAETPIEQPRQETIRIPRAKSHVALGYHAVSLSDPDRYPLEVLNNLLSGQGGRLFLELRDKESLAYVVTSFFRPTLDPGLFGFYIACDVPKTEKALAGLSNQIEKVRSNPVSPQELQRSVNNLIGNHEIALQSTWARAEDHALNTLYGLGWNYEDKYVKKISEVKTEDVLRVARKYLDPKKQALLKILPENDDK; translated from the coding sequence TTGACGCGTCACAGACTGCCTAATGGTTTGGAGGTCCTGATTCAAGAGGATCATGCCAAGAAAGTAGCTACCGCTCAGTTGTGGGTTATGGTTGGTAGCGCTGATGAAGAGTCTTCAGAAAGAGGGATTAGCCACCTTATTGAACACATGGCCTTCAAGGGAACTGCAAAGAGGGGGCTGGGACAGATTGCGTCGGAAGTTGAAGCTCTCGGAGGGGAAATAAACGCGTATACCAGTTGGGATGAAACAGTATTCCACATCACCGGTCCTTCGAGCGCAATGTCTCAATCCTTGGATATCCTCACAGACGCCGTGCTTCATCCATCAATTGATCAGGGGGAATTGCAAAAGGAAAAACAGGTGGTGCTTGAGGAGATACTGGAATCTGCTGAGAGACCCGAACGGAAGTCATCACAACTTCTGTTTGACACCGCCTATGTAGCTAGCCCCTACAAATTTCCGGTGATCGGTTACAAGGATATAGTCGAAAAATTGTCTCGAGACGACATATTGGCCTTCCGCAAGAAATGGTACGTGCCGGAAAACATGTTTCTGCTAGTTGTCGGAGATGTGAATACTTCTGAGGTCCTCAAAGAAGTTGAAAAGCTTACCGCTGAATTGAAACCGGTCGGTTTTTTTAGGCCACCAAGGCCTTCGGAACCAAAACAGCAAGATATAAGAACAGCGTTTGTGGCGGATGACAATTCACGTGAGACGAGATTAAACATCGCGTTCCATATTCCTGGGGCCATGTCTATTGATGTCAACGCCCTCGATTTAACAGCCGACATTCTTGGAGGACGTGACAGCTCCAGGATGATCAAGATCTTGAAAAAGGACAAAGGGCTTGTCCACTCAATTTCGGTTAGTTCGCTCACCCCTAAAGATCCCGGGTTAATGATAGTTTCCGCAACCTTAGACTTTAAGAATTTAGAGGCCGCAACGCGGGGAATTTTCGAAGAAATCAAGAGAATTTCCGCGGAGCCTCCTTCGGCGCAAGAACTTGAAAGAGCTAAAACGCATATCGAATCGCAACATGTTTATTCAATGGAGACGGTTCAGGGGACGGCCAGAAACATTGGTTCATGCATGGCGGATAACGATGATCCGAATTACGAAGACAAGTATCTGATCTTGAACAATGCTGTCACCGGTCCCGAAATATCCAAAGCGGCGAAAACTTACATGGACGCGTCAGATGCCACTGTGTCGGTTTTAGCTCCTGGTGACCCAGCGGCAAAAGCTTTTAATATGGATAGTCTTTCGCAAGTGGTAAAGTCCTTTGGCGCTGCCTCGAGAACTCTCTCGAAGAAACAGGCTTCAGCGCCTGAAACGGTTTCGACCACTCTTAAGAATGGCGCCAGAGTGATAATTACTCCGGATGACGCAAATCCTGTTGTCTCGATCAAGGTAGCTCACTTGGGCGGTAAGAGGTATGAAACAAAAGAAACTGAAGGTATTATGAATTTTATGGCCCAGACCTTGACCAAAGGCGCAGGAAATCTCTCGGAGGTTGAAATCGCCAAAAAAATCGAAAACATCGGAGGGAGGTTGTCTGGGTTTTCAGGTTATGATTCATTTGGACTTTCTACCACAGTGTTGAGCCGACACGTCGAAGAAGCTATGAAACTGACGGCACTGGTCTGCAAGGATCCGACATTCCCCCAGGACAAAGTCGAAAGGGAAAGACAACTGATCCTAAACCGGATCAAAACGGAACCGGACAGACCTGTTCAGTATGCCATTACGTGTTTGAACAAAGAGGTTTTTAAACATCACCCCTATGGCTTCGACAGAGAAGGGACATTGGCCACTGTAGCAAAGATCACCAAAGATGATTTGGCTAATTGTTACCGCAAGTACTCGGACCCTGCCAATTCTGTTATTTCAATAGTAGGTTCCATAGAACCTGATAGAGCGCTTGCCCTGCTGGAAAAATATTTTGGGGACATTCCGGCTTCATCGTTCCAGCCTCCGAAAGTTCCGGCGGAAACACCTATTGAACAGCCAAGACAGGAAACCATACGAATTCCTAGGGCGAAGTCTCACGTAGCTCTGGGGTATCATGCTGTGAGCCTCTCTGACCCGGACAGATATCCTCTTGAGGTCCTTAATAATCTCCTTTCCGGTCAAGGGGGACGTCTGTTCCTGGAACTTAGAGACAAAGAATCTCTAGCGTATGTCGTAACCTCGTTCTTTAGACCTACTCTGGATCCGGGCTTATTCGGCTTTTACATTGCATGCGATGTTCCAAAGACTGAAAAAGCGCTGGCCGGGTTGTCCAACCAGATAGAAAAAGTGAGGTCAAATCCTGTTTCTCCGCAGGAACTTCAAAGGTCCGTTAACAACCTGATAGGTAACCATGAAATCGCCCTCCAGAGCACGTGGGCCAGAGCGGAGGATCATGCCCTAAATACTCTTTACGGTCTGGGCTGGAACTATGAAGACAAGTATGTCAAGAAGATTTCGGAAGTGAAAACGGAAGATGTTTTGAGAGTGGCTCGTAAGTATCTAGACCCCAAGAAACAGGCTCTCCTTAAGATTTTACCCGAAAACGACGACAAATAG
- the hflX gene encoding GTPase HflX: MSFISGSTSGLKHSQIARIEKFATRRVPANVVITHELARSLTELSLEVNRQLGLLIDRKGLIQSILIGDAKSIFIPKLTGWRVGGGRLRGLRLIHTHLKDESLSQEDLTDLALLRLDILAAVGVDSNGLPTLIRIAYLLPPNPNNQVWGFLETQAISQLDLDFLAFVKSLEDEIYRTVGSQLVGSKNERAYLVGKIDRSGWEAEESLDELNELVISCGLDVVGSSTQQRSSADYHYVVGKGKLREIIIDALQKGADALVFDTELSAAQVKAVSEFTEIKVLDRSQIILDIFAQRAKSSEGKLQVELAQLKYALPKLSEKDDALSRLTGGIGGRGPGETKLEINRRRIHTRIGFLERQIQQIGKARALRRSLRAKRTVPIISIVGYTNAGKSTLLNNLTKSTVLAENKLFATLDPTSRRLRFPRETEVIITDTVGFIKDLPETLLKAFAATLDELADAYLLLHVVDSSNSQLEKQLEAVENLLLRLNLSDKPIIRVFNKIDLVDEETIENLCARYDGVAVSALTSKTFVPLIKRMEDEILKVIDSRFTEHINDKSNIRSLGYETR; encoded by the coding sequence TTGAGTTTTATTTCAGGTTCAACATCGGGCCTAAAGCATTCTCAAATTGCCAGAATCGAAAAATTCGCCACCCGCCGTGTACCGGCAAATGTGGTAATAACTCATGAACTTGCAAGAAGCTTAACAGAGCTTTCATTAGAAGTTAACCGTCAACTCGGTTTACTAATCGACCGCAAGGGACTGATTCAAAGCATTCTGATAGGAGACGCCAAGTCAATTTTCATCCCAAAATTGACCGGGTGGCGTGTAGGAGGAGGAAGACTAAGAGGGTTGCGACTCATCCACACCCACCTAAAGGATGAGTCCCTATCCCAGGAAGATCTTACAGATTTGGCTCTTCTAAGATTGGACATCTTGGCGGCCGTGGGGGTTGACAGCAACGGACTCCCAACTCTAATAAGGATCGCTTATCTATTGCCTCCCAATCCGAACAATCAAGTGTGGGGGTTTCTCGAGACCCAAGCGATCTCGCAACTGGATCTCGACTTTCTGGCATTCGTGAAATCGCTGGAAGACGAAATATACCGAACAGTAGGCTCCCAATTGGTTGGATCCAAGAATGAACGAGCGTATCTAGTAGGCAAAATCGATAGAAGCGGATGGGAAGCGGAGGAATCGTTGGACGAGCTGAATGAACTGGTCATTTCTTGCGGGCTGGATGTTGTCGGTTCCTCCACTCAACAGAGGAGTTCCGCTGACTATCATTATGTAGTGGGCAAAGGGAAACTCCGGGAAATAATTATCGACGCTTTGCAGAAGGGAGCCGACGCTCTGGTCTTTGACACTGAACTGAGCGCCGCGCAGGTTAAGGCGGTTTCAGAATTCACGGAAATCAAGGTTCTCGACAGATCTCAAATCATTTTGGATATTTTTGCCCAGAGGGCAAAATCAAGTGAAGGTAAGCTTCAAGTTGAACTTGCCCAGCTTAAATACGCTCTGCCTAAACTCAGCGAAAAGGATGACGCGTTGTCGCGACTCACAGGAGGTATCGGCGGGCGAGGCCCTGGTGAGACAAAGCTCGAAATTAATAGAAGGAGAATCCATACCCGGATAGGTTTTCTGGAGCGTCAAATTCAGCAAATAGGCAAGGCGAGAGCGCTTAGACGAAGTCTCCGCGCCAAGAGAACGGTTCCCATAATCTCAATCGTGGGGTACACAAACGCAGGCAAGTCGACCCTCTTGAACAACTTGACTAAGTCCACGGTTCTCGCGGAAAATAAACTGTTCGCCACCTTGGATCCGACGAGCCGAAGGCTCAGATTTCCACGGGAGACCGAAGTTATTATTACTGATACGGTCGGGTTCATCAAAGACCTGCCTGAGACTTTGCTTAAAGCCTTTGCAGCCACTCTGGATGAATTAGCGGACGCCTATCTGCTATTGCATGTTGTTGATAGTTCAAATTCTCAGCTTGAAAAACAACTCGAAGCGGTTGAGAACCTGCTTCTTAGACTGAATCTTTCTGACAAACCTATTATTCGAGTTTTTAACAAGATAGATCTGGTTGATGAAGAAACCATTGAGAATTTATGCGCACGATATGATGGAGTAGCCGTATCAGCCTTAACTTCCAAAACATTTGTTCCTCTGATTAAGCGAATGGAAGATGAAATCTTGAAAGTAATTGACTCCAGGTTCACTGAACATATTAATGATAAATCCAACATCCGGAGTCTTGGCTATGAAACCCGTTGA
- a CDS encoding TVP38/TMEM64 family protein: MKPVDERDKTQLRLAVGVLIALLTLVIVLLFSGRLGPLWAYLLNIFKSKEALRDFVESWGKAAPLAFIFIQALQVVVAPIPGELTGAVGGFIFGAWPNVVYSTIGLTIGSMGAFIAARIIGMPLVRYFVSENHLKRFHFLTERKGAILAFAFFAIPGFPKDILSYILGMSPMCLGSFFWVSTLGRIPGTIMLSLGGSAIYDQNWALLFILTVLCVLSFVIIFFQRDRIEKWARHRHHKKL, encoded by the coding sequence ATGAAACCCGTTGATGAGCGTGACAAAACGCAATTGAGACTGGCCGTAGGAGTTTTGATCGCTCTGCTAACTCTAGTGATTGTTCTTTTATTCTCAGGCCGATTGGGGCCTCTCTGGGCTTATCTCCTCAACATATTTAAGAGCAAAGAAGCGCTTCGGGATTTTGTAGAAAGCTGGGGAAAGGCTGCCCCCCTGGCGTTTATTTTCATCCAGGCCTTGCAGGTGGTGGTGGCTCCAATTCCCGGTGAACTTACCGGAGCGGTGGGTGGTTTTATTTTTGGCGCGTGGCCTAATGTGGTTTATTCGACTATTGGACTGACTATTGGATCGATGGGAGCTTTCATTGCAGCCCGAATAATTGGGATGCCGTTGGTCAGATATTTCGTCAGCGAAAATCACCTCAAAAGATTTCATTTTTTGACCGAGCGCAAGGGCGCCATTTTAGCATTCGCCTTCTTCGCTATTCCCGGATTCCCGAAGGATATCCTGTCTTACATCCTTGGAATGAGTCCTATGTGCTTAGGATCATTTTTCTGGGTCAGCACTCTTGGCAGAATCCCCGGCACAATAATGCTCAGCCTGGGCGGTTCTGCCATTTACGATCAAAATTGGGCGCTGCTTTTCATCTTGACGGTATTATGCGTTCTGTCTTTTGTAATAATATTTTTTCAACGTGATAGAATTGAGAAATGGGCAAGACATCGACATCATAAGAAATTGTGA
- a CDS encoding HAD-IA family hydrolase — protein MVITDVIFDLGNVLVPFDWKIAVKRLLKYLPAEIAEDATRDPRTLGKAINDLVDKLEIGAISFEEFHRLVAFRIGLTADLNEFQRIWSQIFTLDQQMTRLGKSLTNRYGVWLASNTDEVHYEYITRNFPEILFYKKAALSYQMGTRKPEIEYFTKSIELFGIQPDHAVFVDDLVENVVAARKIGIVGLQFMNYSTLVYELTRTGVDVPSV, from the coding sequence ATGGTAATCACAGATGTAATTTTTGATTTAGGCAATGTTCTGGTTCCTTTTGATTGGAAAATTGCTGTCAAACGTCTCCTGAAGTATCTCCCCGCTGAAATTGCCGAAGATGCCACCCGAGATCCCAGAACGCTTGGAAAAGCAATCAATGATCTTGTTGATAAACTGGAAATTGGAGCCATAAGTTTTGAGGAATTTCACAGGCTTGTGGCCTTTAGGATAGGATTGACGGCTGATCTGAACGAATTTCAAAGAATTTGGAGTCAGATATTCACACTTGACCAGCAGATGACTCGTTTAGGGAAGTCTCTCACAAACCGATATGGCGTGTGGCTGGCATCTAACACCGATGAAGTCCATTACGAATATATAACTCGAAATTTTCCAGAAATTCTTTTTTACAAAAAAGCGGCGCTATCCTACCAAATGGGGACAAGAAAGCCGGAAATAGAATATTTTACCAAGTCGATCGAGTTGTTCGGAATTCAACCGGATCACGCTGTTTTTGTGGATGATCTCGTCGAAAATGTTGTGGCCGCGAGAAAAATAGGGATAGTCGGATTACAATTTATGAATTATTCAACGCTTGTATATGAGCTAACCCGAACAGGGGTCGATGTACCATCAGTCTGA
- the argJ gene encoding bifunctional glutamate N-acetyltransferase/amino-acid acetyltransferase ArgJ, producing MNDQEFLIDGFKFAAVSAGVKKADSDRLDFALISSETPAVTVGVTTTNLVCAAPVTLTRDRLQAGFSQAILMNSGNANAYTGEAGISDAQSLASILAERLGVRADLIIPMSTGVIGQRLPVDRMAPRIPQLVSSLDKSSFLKVASAIMTTDTVLKTSICEKTLSNGPLKILGMAKGAGMIAPNMATMLAVILVDVRIERTYLHEVFSRINNVTFNRVTVDGDTSTNDTAVVLSGGSNRSRVLLDNMSDRTIFYDALFEVCSSLAKQIVRDGEGASKLVEIKVLGAPDEPSAVKVSRRIAESPLVKTAFHGEDPNWGRIVCAAGSAGVSFDPSNIDLWIGSVQIVKSGVLKSDDWEIRAKRVMENPEFSVLIDLKAGTSEASIFTCDLSADYVGINADYRS from the coding sequence TTGAACGATCAAGAATTTCTAATTGATGGATTCAAATTTGCAGCAGTCAGCGCCGGCGTTAAGAAAGCGGATTCCGACCGCCTGGATTTCGCTTTGATATCATCCGAGACCCCCGCTGTAACAGTGGGAGTCACCACAACAAATCTGGTTTGCGCCGCGCCGGTTACACTGACTCGCGACAGACTTCAGGCCGGCTTCTCCCAGGCGATACTCATGAATTCGGGAAACGCTAACGCCTATACTGGTGAAGCGGGAATCTCAGACGCGCAATCTCTTGCCTCAATTCTAGCTGAGAGATTAGGTGTCCGGGCGGACCTCATAATTCCGATGTCTACCGGCGTAATTGGTCAGCGCCTTCCTGTCGATCGTATGGCGCCCCGGATTCCTCAGTTAGTTAGTTCTTTGGATAAGTCGAGCTTTTTAAAAGTGGCTTCGGCCATAATGACAACCGATACTGTTTTAAAAACCTCGATTTGCGAAAAGACTCTGAGCAATGGTCCCCTGAAAATTCTTGGGATGGCTAAGGGAGCGGGAATGATTGCGCCAAACATGGCTACCATGCTCGCTGTGATCCTTGTTGATGTGCGAATCGAGAGGACTTATCTCCACGAAGTTTTTTCTAGAATTAATAATGTCACGTTCAACAGAGTTACAGTGGATGGGGACACAAGCACAAACGACACAGCCGTGGTTTTATCAGGTGGCTCGAATAGATCCAGGGTCCTGTTGGACAACATGTCGGATCGGACAATATTTTATGATGCCCTGTTTGAGGTTTGCTCTTCTTTAGCCAAGCAAATTGTCAGGGATGGAGAAGGCGCCTCAAAATTAGTGGAAATAAAGGTCTTGGGGGCTCCAGACGAGCCCTCGGCGGTCAAAGTGTCCAGGCGGATAGCTGAATCGCCCCTGGTAAAAACCGCCTTTCACGGTGAAGATCCGAATTGGGGTAGAATCGTATGCGCAGCCGGGTCTGCAGGCGTTTCATTCGACCCCTCGAATATAGATCTTTGGATAGGCTCTGTACAGATTGTAAAATCTGGGGTTCTCAAGTCGGATGACTGGGAAATTCGCGCCAAACGAGTGATGGAAAACCCCGAATTTTCAGTTTTGATAGATTTGAAAGCTGGAACATCTGAGGCTTCCATTTTTACTTGCGATTTGTCAGCGGACTATGTTGGGATAAACGCTGATTACCGATCGTGA